In Brachybacterium fresconis, the genomic stretch CCGTCGGGCCGCGGCCATCGCCCCGATCAGCGATCTGCAGATCGAGTACTCCCTGCTCACCCGCGACATCGAGGACAACGGGATCCTGGCCACCTGCCGCGAGCTGGGGATCGGCGTGACCGCCTACGGCGTGCTCGCCAAGGGGATGGTCGCCGGCCGCACCGGCGGCGCGCGGCAGGCCTTCCCCCGCTTCCAGGGGGAGAACCTCGAGCGCAACCGAGCGCTGCTGGAGCAGATCCAGGGCATCGCCGCCGCGCAGGGCGCGACCATGGCGCAGCTCGCGATCGCCTGGGTCGCCGCCCAGGGCGTGGACGTCGTACCGATCGTGGGCGCGCGCCGTGTCGACCAGGTGACCTCGATGCTCGCCAGCTCCGCGGTGCACCTGGGCGAACAGGACCTGGCCCGGATCGACGCGGCCCTGCCCGTCGGTGCGGCCCAGGGCGACCGCTACCCCGCCGAAGCCATGGCGCAGCTGGACAGCGAGGGCTGAGCAGCCGCACGACACCGCCGCCGTAGGACCGCAGAGATGCGCGGGCGCTGAGCCCGGACAGCAGAAGGGCCCCACCTCACGGTGGGGCCCTTCTGACGAGTCACTGTCTCACGGTTTCTCGAGTGGACCTAGCGGGAGGCTTGTCGAAACTTGCCCCGCCGTTGGCACGCATGTCCGCAAGCCACCAGGCCATTCGGAAGCGCACTTGTCCCTCGCGCCCTCGGAGGCGCAAGGTCGCTCAGGTACCCAGACCGGACGAGGCGGCGCTTCGTGACGCAGAAGCCGCGTACCTCGCGGGAAGGTCGTTGAAGGCGATCGCGAAGGAAGTCGGGATCGGGCACGAGCGGTTGTCGCGCCTCCTCCGCGAACGCGGAGTCAGGCTACGGAGGCAGCCCCCTACTCGGGAAGAGATGGCTGAGATGCAGACCCGCTACAACGAAGGAGCCTCGCTTGAGCGGATCGGGGCAACACTCGGCTACTCGGCCGGGACGGTCAGGACCCGTCTGCTCACAGCCGGGGTCGTGCTGCGCGACTCCCACGGACGATAGTTCAGTGCGATCAGGCCGATCCGTAGACCTCAAACCCGCCCTTCGTCACAGTCTGCACGTATGAGGCGGCACCGGCGATGAGTCGTAGCTGCTCGTCACTCGCTGAACCGATGCTCAGCCCTGGCTGGGCAATGATCGTCGTGAACCGCGGGAACAGCAGAGACGCTTGCTGCCTGATCCGGAAGAGCTTTTCGCGATCCCCGATTTCGAACGCCGACCCACCCAAGCGACGCGTGTAGCCTGCGGCCCGGCGATCAAGGTGTTCGAGGAGCGGTAGCGCGGCGTGATCTCGCCACCGTGCGCCGCGCATCGCCTGGCCGCAAACTTCGTAGAGGTCGGCAAGCCGGGATCCTGCATCTGGTTTCGAGGAGTACTTGCAGTGCACGAGCGTGACGTGCAGGTCCCCTCCATCGACTCGGATGCCGACTAGGTCAGCCGCC encodes the following:
- a CDS encoding sigma factor-like helix-turn-helix DNA-binding protein, coding for MAEMQTRYNEGASLERIGATLGYSAGTVRTRLLTAGVVLRDSHGR